Part of the bacterium genome, GACCAATTGCAGCCGCTGTATCCCTTGGCTCTGGTTCAACAATATAGTTTTCATTGCTTGTCCAGGGAAATATAGATTTTGCAAGCCCTTTATGCTCTTTTGATAAGACAAACCTTATCCTTTCTTTCGGGAATACATCAATAACCCTCTCTAATGTCTCTTTTATCAAAGGTTTATCTGTTATCAAAGGAAGGAACGGCTTTGGTTTTTCTTTTGTAGAAAGAGGCCAAAGCCTCTTTCCAGGCCCTCCAACTAGAATGGCACAATATACATTTTGACTCCCGACCCTTGACTCTTGACTCTTGACCCTTTTATTATCTTCCATAGTCATCTTCAATCCTTACAATATCATCCTCTTCTATGTAATCTCCAAGGGCTATTTCAATAACAATAAGATCTTCTTCTCCTTTATTTTCAAGGCGATGGGGAGAAGATACAGGAATAAAAACATAATCTCCACTTTTAAGAATTATTTCTTTATCAGAAACCCTAACATTTGCACAACCAGAGGCAACAATCCAATACTCAGACCTTTTATAATGAAATTGAAGGCTTAATCTATGTCCAGGATATACCTTTATTTTCTTTACCTTATACCCCTTTCCAGAATCCAAGACATCATATCTTCCCCAGGGTTTTTCTTCAAATGTCATAAAAAAATTATATGTTCTTTTCCTTGACAAGTAAAGGAATAAAGAATAGAATTTTTTTAGTTTTAAAAATGGCTATCATTAAAAAATTACTTATTATCCCAATTTTAGGGCTTTCTTTTTATTTCAATTTTTCAGGGATAGATTGGGGTCTTCCTTCAAAAGAAAGATCACTTCTTGTCTTTGGAAGTATGAAGGAGATTGAAAAACTTACTCCTATCCTTATCAAAACAAGGGAAGATGTATATAAAGTCTACGATAAATGGAAAATCTACCAGCCATCAGACAATGAAGTATTTATTAACTCTATGCGTGGCTTTCTGCTTCAGACTGAAGAACCTGATTCTGCAAAAACCTATGGAGCAATAGCAAGGATAAATCCAGAAAAATTAGATTTCAATCCAAATTTCTTCACCTATGGTGGAGCCTATCTCTATTCAATTGGATTTCTTCTGTTCCTTGCTAAATCCTTTGGAATCCTTAATATCTCTGACCTTTCATCCTGTTTTCTTAATCCAGATGAGGTAGGAAAAATACATATTATTGGAAGGAGCCTTGGCGCTATTTCAAATATAGGCTCTACATATATTATTTACCTAATTGGTTCATCCTATTTTTCAACCACTATTGGATTACTATCAGCCCTTTTCTTTGCATTAAGTCCAACAATGATTCTTTTCTCTCACATTAGCAAACCACATATATTTGCAACCTTCCTTGGGATACTTGGCATATTCTTTGCCTTAAGAATTATAGAAAAACCTAAGGTAAAGAATTATTTTCTTGCATCATTCTTTATTGGTCTATCTATGGGAGCATCATTTGTTAATTTCTTGCTCCTTCCCCTTCCTTTAATTGCATGCTTTCTAAAAAAAATCTTTAAATTCAAACATCTGTTTTTACCTTTATTCTCAATATTCATTTTCTTCTCAACAAATCCTTATAGCATCCTTTCATTTGAAGAATTTTATAATAGAACTATAGTATTCCATGCCACAACAGGAGGTAATGAATTGGATTCTAAAATGCGAAAAGGAGGGTATGTGGTTCCAGAGATAGAAAAAGTTTCTTCATTTTTTAATGAGCTTACTGAAAACATTACCCCCTTTGCTATTCCCCTTTTTCTCTTAGGTCTCTATTGCTTCTTTAAATTTTCTTCCTTATTTAAAAAGCTTGTTTTTTTCTCTCTGTGCCTTCTTACCCCGGGTGTAATGTGCATTGGCTACCTTCGTATTGTTCTGCTTTTCCTTCCTATTTCTCTTCTAGTTCTTGCTTCTTCAATAGAACTTTTTTCTGGAAAGAAAGGAATTATTATAAAATTGCTCTTTTTATTAAACCTGGTTTTTCTTATCCATAATTCATTTCTTTTAAATCTTGATTTTAAGGGCAATAACTTTATTTCTGCAGGTAGATGGATAAACAAGAATATTCCTAAACAAAGCCTTATTCTTCTGGTTGATAAATATACACCTCCATGTTCCTGTCCTCCTTTTAGCCTTCCAAAATACAAATTAAAGAAAATAGGCGAGGATTTTGAAGATAAAGAGGGATACATTATAATTGTTGAAAGGGGAAATGTGTGGGAAAAAGAAGATGAAATAAAAAAGTCTTTTAAAAAACTAACCCTGGTTTTTAAAAGAAGCTCATATATATCTTCTGCTATATTTCTAAAAAGGAATATTGAATTTCCAAATCCAGGTATAAAGATTTATAGGTTTTCTTTATAGTATTTTTTCTTGACGAGCAAAGGAATAAAAAACTACAATTTGTAATTTACAATTAAAATTTTTTAAGAGGGTCCTTAGCTCATCCGGTAGAGTAGCGGCCTTTTAAGCCGTGGGCGGTTGGTTCGAGTCCAACAGGACCCAAGGTAAAATAAAAATCTTTTTATTTTTTATTTTTCTTGCAAGCCTTGTTTTTTGTGAAGAAAAGGTTATAGAGATAGAGGATATAACATCAGAATATGGAGAGATTCTTTCTATAACAACAAAGGATAATAAGGTTTATTTAGAATGCGAAGGAGGTTCTGTTTTAATAAAAGATAATGAAAGCAAAAATCTACATCCTTCTTTAGAACTAGAAAATAAGACCTATATTAAGGAGGATAATTGTCCAACAATCCAGGAGGTTCAGGAAATGGCAATAAGGTATGCAAATGTTAGCCCAAGCCTTATAAAGAATTGGATGAAAAAGGCAAAATACAAGGCATTGTTTCCAGAATTTTCAATAAACTATTCAAAAAATGTTACAAGCTATGCAAGCACAGGGTTCATTACAGGACCTAATAATTGGGGGCTTTCCTTTACATGGGATTTTGGCAAGCTTCTTTATACAGATGATATGGAAGGAATTGATACCCGTTCAAGGCTTATGACAGGGTTAAGGAATGAGATTATCCAAGATGTTACAAGGCTTTATTTTGAAAGAAAAGGGCTTTTTGCAGACAGTGAAAAAAATAAATTAAAAATAGAAGAGCTTTCTGCTTTACTTGATGGATATACAGGAGGCTATTTTACAAAATCTCTTGACAAAAAATAAGGCTAAAGGATAAACTAATTTAAATTTTTATAATGAGAAAATTATTATTCCTAGGAATTTTTGCTGGCTGTATTTTGCTTTCCCTATCTGGATATGGCGCTCAAAATTTTGTTCCCCAAGAGGTATTAGTCAAAGTAAAGCCAAAAAGGGCAATTTCGGTAATTCCTTCTTTGGGTAAATCCTTTCGCATTCTTTCTTATAAGAGAGCCTTTGAAAAGATTGAGGATGAAAGGTTTGCCTCGGTGTATAAGCTAAAGTTTCCCAAGGATGTTGATATCTTTAAGGTAATTGAGGCTTATAAGAAAGACCTAAATGTTGAATATGCAGAGCCAAACTATATTGTAAAGGCTTTATTTACTCCCAATGACCCTTATTTTGGCATGCAATGGGGGCTTGATAAGATTAAGGCGAATAATGGATGGGATATAACAATGGGCACAACGGGCGTTATTATTGCGATTATTGATACAGGCATTGACCTTGACCACCCTGATTTATATTCAACAAGCACCCCATTTTCTGTTGCTGACCCAAAGATAATCAAAGGTTATGATTATGTGAATAATGATCTTGAGCCTGATGATGATAATGGTCATGGTTCACATGTGGCGGGAATTGCCTCTGCTCTTACTAATAATGAAATAGGTGGG contains:
- a CDS encoding glycosyltransferase family 39 protein, coding for MAIIKKLLIIPILGLSFYFNFSGIDWGLPSKERSLLVFGSMKEIEKLTPILIKTREDVYKVYDKWKIYQPSDNEVFINSMRGFLLQTEEPDSAKTYGAIARINPEKLDFNPNFFTYGGAYLYSIGFLLFLAKSFGILNISDLSSCFLNPDEVGKIHIIGRSLGAISNIGSTYIIYLIGSSYFSTTIGLLSALFFALSPTMILFSHISKPHIFATFLGILGIFFALRIIEKPKVKNYFLASFFIGLSMGASFVNFLLLPLPLIACFLKKIFKFKHLFLPLFSIFIFFSTNPYSILSFEEFYNRTIVFHATTGGNELDSKMRKGGYVVPEIEKVSSFFNELTENITPFAIPLFLLGLYCFFKFSSLFKKLVFFSLCLLTPGVMCIGYLRIVLLFLPISLLVLASSIELFSGKKGIIIKLLFLLNLVFLIHNSFLLNLDFKGNNFISAGRWINKNIPKQSLILLVDKYTPPCSCPPFSLPKYKLKKIGEDFEDKEGYIIIVERGNVWEKEDEIKKSFKKLTLVFKRSSYISSAIFLKRNIEFPNPGIKIYRFSL
- a CDS encoding phosphomannose isomerase type II C-terminal cupin domain gives rise to the protein MTFEEKPWGRYDVLDSGKGYKVKKIKVYPGHRLSLQFHYKRSEYWIVASGCANVRVSDKEIILKSGDYVFIPVSSPHRLENKGEEDLIVIEIALGDYIEEDDIVRIEDDYGR